The Candidatus Babeliales bacterium genome includes a region encoding these proteins:
- a CDS encoding glycosyltransferase, with protein sequence MKKKRLVHIISSLKRGGAESLLVDLIKNLHTFDHQVIYFHDGPNRQRLQDIGISTYPVKGLFCLYDPFFLYQLYKLLKKLKPDTIHTALWAANFFGRFLARYMNISFASVIHLGVHQDGFIRNILDALTFRFSGAVIAVSQEVAQSVYDRLWLNAKRISVIPNGINIPDVQREAQTQKISRKQLNLAEDVFVIGSVGRFIPRKNYHLLLYVFARLKKIHSNIALILVGFGSLQGELQRLAKELNVDDSVRFIVGQAAYGYYPLFDCFVLSSLQEGISIALLEAMCFSLPCILTSDQNHEVITNGKNGLIAPVNDEIRLSEALQKIIEDSELRKKFGSEAYQTLITRFNLEKMSVSYERVFNSLIK encoded by the coding sequence ATGAAGAAGAAGCGATTAGTTCATATTATTTCAAGTTTAAAACGCGGTGGGGCAGAAAGCCTTTTAGTTGATTTAATAAAAAATCTTCATACATTTGATCATCAAGTAATTTATTTTCATGATGGACCGAATCGCCAACGTTTGCAAGATATAGGAATTTCAACGTACCCTGTTAAGGGATTATTTTGTCTATATGATCCATTTTTTTTATATCAATTATATAAATTGCTCAAAAAATTAAAGCCAGATACGATTCATACTGCTTTATGGGCAGCAAATTTTTTTGGAAGATTTCTTGCCAGATATATGAATATCTCTTTTGCTTCAGTTATACATTTGGGCGTACATCAAGATGGATTTATACGCAATATTTTAGATGCATTAACATTTCGTTTTTCTGGTGCAGTAATAGCAGTCTCACAAGAAGTTGCGCAGTCAGTTTATGATCGATTATGGCTTAATGCAAAGCGAATAAGTGTAATTCCAAATGGAATTAACATCCCAGATGTTCAAAGAGAAGCTCAGACTCAAAAGATTAGCAGAAAACAGTTAAATTTAGCTGAAGACGTTTTTGTTATTGGATCCGTTGGTCGTTTTATTCCCCGTAAAAATTATCATTTACTACTTTATGTATTTGCGCGATTAAAAAAAATTCATTCAAATATTGCTTTAATTCTTGTAGGGTTTGGTTCATTACAAGGAGAATTGCAACGATTAGCAAAAGAATTAAATGTGGACGATAGCGTAAGATTTATTGTTGGGCAAGCTGCATATGGTTATTATCCATTATTCGACTGTTTTGTGCTTTCATCATTGCAAGAAGGTATTTCAATTGCATTACTAGAAGCTATGTGTTTTTCTTTACCTTGTATTTTAACAAGCGATCAAAATCATGAAGTCATTACGAATGGCAAAAATGGTTTAATAGCCCCTGTAAATGATGAAATACGGCTTTCTGAAGCGCTACAAAAAATCATAGAAGATAGTGAATTACGCAAAAAATTTGGTAGTGAAGCTTATCAAACATTGATTACACGATTTAATTTAGAAAAAATGAGCGTTTCTTATGAGCGAGTATTTAATTCTTTAATCAAATAA
- a CDS encoding cysteine synthase family protein — protein sequence MYKTLLQAIGNTPLIKINFAFPATMLAKLEYLNPGGSIKDRSALYMIEEAERTGKLKSGGTIIDASSGNQGIATAMIGAIKGYQVIISVSEKISQEKLNTLRAYGAEVVINPSTATLDDPKSYHSKAVALHKQIPNSFMPNQYFNISNAHAHYHLLGPEIWEQTNGTITHFFAAAGTGGHVSGAGRYLKEKNPEIKIIALDSINSWRATKGNPKPYQVEGMGIDFDSPVLQKEIIDEILEVHDKDALNMLKILAHQHGLLVGPSSGAIAYAAYQYALDLKETDVCVMIFGDSGRAYLTKKFYAKENNTHPMLQNKPLAKETPII from the coding sequence ATGTATAAAACGCTTTTACAAGCTATTGGTAATACACCGCTTATTAAAATTAATTTTGCTTTTCCTGCAACAATGTTGGCTAAATTGGAATATTTAAACCCAGGAGGAAGCATTAAAGATCGATCTGCTTTATATATGATAGAAGAAGCTGAACGTACTGGTAAATTGAAATCTGGCGGCACTATTATAGATGCTTCTTCTGGAAATCAAGGAATTGCTACCGCTATGATTGGCGCAATAAAAGGATATCAGGTCATAATTTCGGTTTCTGAAAAAATTAGCCAGGAAAAATTAAATACACTCAGGGCGTATGGTGCAGAGGTAGTTATAAACCCATCAACAGCGACACTCGATGATCCAAAAAGCTACCACAGCAAAGCGGTTGCCTTACACAAACAAATTCCCAATTCATTTATGCCTAATCAATACTTTAATATTTCAAATGCTCACGCACATTATCACTTATTAGGCCCTGAAATTTGGGAGCAAACAAATGGTACTATTACTCACTTTTTTGCTGCAGCCGGCACCGGTGGCCATGTCAGCGGCGCTGGTCGTTATTTAAAAGAAAAAAATCCAGAGATAAAAATAATAGCACTCGATTCGATTAATTCATGGCGTGCAACAAAAGGAAACCCTAAGCCTTACCAAGTTGAAGGAATGGGTATCGATTTTGATTCGCCAGTTCTGCAAAAAGAAATAATTGATGAAATTCTTGAGGTACATGATAAAGATGCTTTGAATATGTTGAAAATTCTTGCCCATCAACACGGTCTTTTAGTTGGGCCGAGTAGCGGCGCTATTGCCTATGCTGCCTATCAATATGCTTTAGATTTAAAAGAAACTGATGTCTGCGTTATGATTTTTGGCGATTCTGGTCGAGCTTATCTAACAAAGAAATTTTACGCTAAAGAAAATAATACACATCCAATGTTGCAAAATAAACCATTAGCCAAAGAAACTCCAATCATTTGA
- a CDS encoding glycosyltransferase: protein MKKREIQVLYIITKLELGGAQKVCLSLLKGIQQSGHVGLIISGKEGLLTKEIQKTPNAFLLENFKREVTFYSLFSEVKSFFQLIFYIQKLKKKYPQLIIHTHSTKAGLFGRWAAFFCGIKIKIHTVHGFGFHPYQTNIGWLINFVLEWITSFITTHYICVSSFDVKKGICLIPKFIQKHSIIRAAVNKKEFILSQKLVKNNTNFIFGTIACFKKQKNLFDLFNAFMQCHQQNPHIRLEVIGDGELRPHLEKWIEKHNMSSYITLLGWQHNINFYLQQWHSLVLTSLWEGLPCAVIEARLLKVPVIAYDTGGIHDIIFHGENGLLFKPKNIPAFAQGMLTISLENKLYLKCKNFSDNLSSYDSTTMIQQHIELYKSLCL, encoded by the coding sequence ATGAAAAAAAGGGAGATTCAGGTTCTTTATATTATCACTAAGCTAGAACTTGGTGGTGCTCAAAAAGTTTGTCTTTCTTTATTGAAAGGAATACAGCAATCAGGACACGTTGGACTTATAATATCTGGAAAAGAAGGATTACTTACTAAGGAAATTCAAAAAACACCAAATGCATTTTTGTTAGAGAATTTCAAACGTGAAGTAACTTTTTATTCTTTATTCTCAGAAGTAAAAAGTTTTTTTCAACTTATTTTTTATATACAAAAATTAAAAAAAAAATATCCACAGCTAATTATACATACACATAGCACAAAAGCAGGACTATTTGGTAGATGGGCTGCTTTTTTTTGTGGAATAAAAATTAAAATTCATACAGTACATGGCTTTGGATTTCATCCCTACCAAACAAACATAGGTTGGTTAATTAATTTTGTATTGGAATGGATAACCAGTTTTATTACTACTCATTATATTTGCGTATCATCATTTGATGTAAAAAAAGGTATTTGTTTAATACCAAAATTTATACAAAAACATTCAATTATACGTGCCGCAGTCAACAAAAAAGAATTTATTTTATCGCAAAAACTAGTAAAAAATAATACCAACTTTATATTTGGGACAATCGCTTGTTTTAAAAAGCAAAAAAATTTATTCGATCTTTTCAATGCTTTTATGCAATGCCACCAACAAAACCCTCATATTCGGCTTGAAGTAATTGGAGATGGAGAACTGCGCCCTCATCTTGAGAAATGGATTGAAAAACATAATATGTCTTCTTATATTACATTACTTGGATGGCAACATAATATTAATTTTTACCTGCAGCAATGGCATAGCCTCGTATTAACTTCATTATGGGAAGGTTTGCCATGTGCCGTTATTGAAGCCCGCTTATTAAAAGTGCCCGTTATTGCATATGATACTGGTGGCATTCATGATATTATATTTCATGGCGAAAACGGCTTACTCTTTAAGCCCAAAAATATTCCTGCTTTTGCGCAAGGTATGCTTACTATTAGCCTTGAAAATAAGCTCTATTTAAAATGTAAAAATTTTTCAGATAATTTATCAAGTTATGATTCAACCACTATGATTCAACAACATATTGAACTCTATAAATCATTATGTTTATAG
- a CDS encoding ATP synthase F0 subunit C produces MFDLISILHYGSITFIITLSSLASGIGGGLASIAALQAINIQPRAKGEIVRASIIGLALIETAAILALIITFLVFTTKNITLPIVIGQVGIAFAVGIPALIVGIASSFPVKEACLSIARQPFFSQRILNLMLITQSIIQTAIIFGFLIGMFIKLQFSSLESLTHAFSLCASGLAIGIGSIGPALGLARFAQQACKSASVNRKAYGQLLPFVFMSEAIIETPLIFAFLISLMIAITAGGPAENMLTVVKVFAAAICIGISTLMPSLSSSKTASSTCVQITYTPQQYSVLSQTSLFGQGLIDAAAIYALLISFAILLLK; encoded by the coding sequence ATGTTTGATTTAATATCAATACTACATTATGGCAGCATTACATTTATTATTACTTTAAGTTCTCTTGCTAGTGGTATTGGCGGCGGATTAGCCAGCATTGCTGCATTACAAGCAATAAATATTCAACCTCGTGCAAAAGGGGAAATAGTTCGTGCATCAATTATTGGTTTAGCGTTAATTGAAACCGCAGCAATTTTAGCACTTATCATTACTTTTTTAGTATTTACTACAAAAAATATAACGTTACCAATTGTTATTGGCCAAGTAGGCATCGCTTTTGCCGTAGGAATACCTGCTTTAATTGTTGGCATTGCCTCATCTTTTCCCGTAAAAGAAGCTTGTCTTTCCATAGCTCGTCAACCTTTTTTTAGCCAACGTATTTTAAATCTTATGCTTATTACACAATCAATTATTCAGACCGCTATTATATTTGGTTTTCTGATTGGTATGTTTATTAAATTACAATTTTCTTCGTTAGAAAGCCTCACCCATGCTTTCTCTTTATGTGCAAGTGGCTTAGCAATTGGTATTGGATCTATCGGCCCGGCACTTGGGCTTGCGCGATTTGCCCAACAAGCGTGTAAAAGCGCCAGTGTAAATCGAAAAGCATATGGGCAACTTTTACCATTTGTTTTTATGAGTGAAGCAATTATTGAAACGCCGTTAATATTTGCATTTTTAATCTCATTAATGATTGCAATTACCGCTGGTGGTCCTGCTGAAAATATGTTAACTGTTGTTAAAGTATTTGCTGCAGCCATTTGTATTGGTATAAGTACACTGATGCCTAGTTTAAGCTCAAGTAAAACAGCATCAAGTACTTGTGTGCAAATTACTTACACACCGCAGCAGTACTCAGTATTATCGCAAACAAGTTTATTTGGACAAGGCTTAATTGACGCGGCAGCGATTTATGCTTTATTAATATCGTTTGCTATTCTCTTATTAAAATAA
- the atpB gene encoding F0F1 ATP synthase subunit A has translation MTELEVLEQWNPFAWLGLDYTFLKFNLVTILNTWFIIGLLTILLIVCRLYLNKKQSVLYYLITSVINSFMDLVTQTLGFFAYNHFLLVFSLFLFILFCNCISVIPWTTEPTQDINTALAFGLIAFFYKEYQGIKANGFRVYIQEFLEPFFIMFPVNLIGHFSKIISISFRLFGNIFGGAIIMELYKGLIAGSLLLELIGLLTGLNFIILLFFGVFEGLIQAFVFAMLTLTYLSLALQKDEPAGAT, from the coding sequence ATGACAGAACTTGAAGTTTTAGAACAATGGAATCCATTTGCTTGGCTTGGACTTGATTATACATTTTTAAAATTTAATCTAGTTACTATTTTAAACACATGGTTTATTATTGGCCTACTTACTATTTTATTAATAGTATGTCGGTTATATCTTAATAAAAAACAAAGTGTCCTTTATTACTTAATTACTTCCGTCATTAATTCTTTCATGGACTTAGTAACTCAAACTCTTGGTTTTTTTGCTTATAATCACTTCTTGCTCGTTTTTTCCTTATTTCTATTTATCTTATTTTGCAATTGTATATCAGTTATTCCATGGACAACAGAACCTACCCAAGATATTAATACTGCTTTGGCTTTTGGGTTAATTGCATTTTTCTATAAAGAATATCAAGGAATTAAAGCAAATGGCTTTCGAGTATATATACAGGAATTTTTAGAACCATTTTTTATTATGTTTCCGGTTAATTTAATTGGACATTTTTCTAAAATAATCTCTATTTCTTTCCGTTTATTTGGTAATATTTTTGGTGGCGCAATCATTATGGAATTATATAAAGGGTTAATTGCGGGTTCTCTTTTATTAGAACTTATTGGATTACTCACCGGCCTCAATTTTATCATTCTTCTCTTTTTTGGCGTTTTTGAAGGCTTAATTCAGGCATTCGTTTTTGCAATGCTTACATTAACTTACCTTAGCCTCGCATTACAAAAAGATGAACCAGCGGGAGCAACATAA
- a CDS encoding L-threonylcarbamoyladenylate synthase, producing MNQKVKVIIYKRLKMICERLDWNNKDDIIRLAQLLQQGKVAIGTSDTVIGLLALCSKEGFEKLNKIKGRSEKPYLVLIPSIDYVKKFSYRIENNLTTLMQNAWPGPLTLILKAQEILPSFMKSKNNTIALRIPDHQGLQKLLSIVGPLFSTSANKTTKPVPITLDQIDPEILSAVNVIISDHQPPKALPSTILDCSDEDIRIIREGAYSIKDLKTILGNDLK from the coding sequence ATGAATCAAAAAGTTAAAGTTATTATTTACAAAAGATTAAAAATGATTTGTGAGCGTTTAGATTGGAACAATAAAGATGATATTATCCGACTAGCACAATTATTACAACAAGGAAAGGTTGCGATAGGTACGTCTGATACGGTGATTGGGTTGTTGGCGCTATGCAGCAAAGAAGGGTTTGAAAAACTCAACAAAATTAAAGGAAGGTCAGAAAAGCCTTATCTTGTTCTAATTCCATCAATTGACTATGTGAAAAAGTTTTCATATAGAATTGAGAATAATCTGACAACTTTAATGCAAAATGCATGGCCAGGCCCGTTGACGTTAATATTAAAAGCACAAGAAATATTACCGTCATTTATGAAGTCAAAAAATAATACAATTGCGTTAAGAATTCCTGATCATCAAGGATTGCAAAAGTTGTTAAGTATTGTTGGTCCTTTATTTTCAACGAGCGCTAATAAAACTACTAAGCCGGTACCAATTACTTTAGATCAAATAGATCCGGAGATATTAAGTGCGGTTAATGTAATTATTTCTGATCACCAACCACCAAAGGCTTTACCTTCTACTATTCTTGATTGTTCAGATGAAGATATTAGGATAATTCGTGAAGGAGCTTATTCAATTAAAGATTTAAAAACGATACTAGGCAATGATTTAAAGTAA
- a CDS encoding prepilin-type N-terminal cleavage/methylation domain-containing protein codes for MKRYQSGFTLIELMIVVAIIAFLSMISIPSFMRFLAKAKRAEAYMNLGSLYVAQKAYWAEHGKYTNVLSGADGAGWKPEGYSGGGSGERFYYTYGFNNGQEGQGYFTGKLNAPASDLLQTNADQNSFIAAAAGDIDGDGQTDVLTVNEHNDIKILQDDLA; via the coding sequence ATGAAGCGGTATCAATCTGGTTTTACATTAATTGAATTGATGATTGTGGTAGCTATTATAGCCTTTTTATCTATGATTTCCATTCCAAGTTTTATGCGATTTTTGGCTAAAGCAAAGCGTGCTGAGGCATATATGAATTTAGGTTCATTATATGTTGCACAAAAAGCATACTGGGCAGAACATGGCAAATATACGAATGTATTGAGTGGTGCTGATGGCGCGGGATGGAAGCCAGAGGGTTATTCAGGCGGTGGCTCGGGTGAGCGATTTTATTATACCTATGGATTTAATAATGGCCAAGAAGGCCAAGGTTATTTTACTGGCAAATTAAATGCACCAGCATCTGATCTTTTGCAAACCAATGCGGATCAAAATAGTTTTATTGCAGCAGCTGCGGGAGATATTGATGGCGATGGCCAGACTGATGTGCTTACGGTAAATGAACATAATGATATTAAAATTTTGCAAGATGATTTGGCGTAA
- a CDS encoding prepilin peptidase — MNGKNKRRRRIILTFVWVTFFLSWGSFLNVIAYRLISGNSLFTKRSYCPQCKTIIAWYDNIPIISWLLLKGHCRSCKKPISWLYPFTEIITALSALLVIHIIEPQYWAVYFFFFSALIISIRTDLEHLLLSRYVTLGLIPISLGLSYFQFLPISIEQSLIGSISAYTFLFTISYSYYLITKRVGLGQGDIELLAGIGSFLGFFGWWFTLLLASLLGSFTGFFIILFYNRSLTKVKIPFGPFLALGAMTFVLCNQFISSIWQF, encoded by the coding sequence ATTAATGGAAAAAATAAAAGACGAAGGAGAATCATCTTAACTTTTGTTTGGGTTACCTTTTTTTTATCATGGGGATCTTTTCTTAACGTTATTGCATATCGACTTATTTCAGGAAATTCATTATTTACTAAGCGTTCTTATTGCCCACAATGTAAAACAATTATCGCATGGTATGATAATATTCCGATTATTTCCTGGTTATTACTTAAAGGACATTGTCGTTCGTGTAAAAAGCCGATTTCTTGGCTTTATCCTTTTACTGAAATAATTACTGCATTATCAGCTTTATTAGTAATTCATATTATTGAACCACAATATTGGGCGGTATACTTTTTCTTTTTTTCAGCATTAATTATTTCCATCCGTACCGATTTAGAACACTTATTGCTTTCTCGCTATGTCACGCTTGGATTAATACCAATTAGTTTAGGTTTAAGTTATTTTCAATTTTTGCCAATATCAATTGAGCAAAGCCTCATTGGTTCAATCAGTGCTTATACATTTTTATTTACTATATCTTACAGTTATTATTTAATTACAAAGCGCGTAGGCCTTGGACAAGGCGATATCGAACTTCTTGCAGGCATAGGCTCATTTCTTGGATTTTTTGGCTGGTGGTTTACCCTTTTACTTGCATCACTCCTAGGCTCTTTTACTGGGTTTTTTATCATTTTATTTTACAATCGATCCCTTACTAAAGTTAAAATTCCATTCGGTCCCTTTTTGGCACTTGGAGCAATGACTTTTGTTTTATGTAATCAATTTATTTCTTCAATCTGGCAATTCTAA
- a CDS encoding ribosome-binding factor A, translated as MANIHLKDRKRAQKERLLFREISQLFLHLTLDDARLREITLSRLSLSPDKSMCTIYFYTPQGESYFKDVLEILKLYKPSLRKAIAEKIDARYTPELRFTFDSHYEKQERFEQLMEKIKDEGESS; from the coding sequence ATGGCAAATATCCATTTAAAAGATAGAAAACGCGCACAAAAAGAACGTTTGTTGTTTAGAGAAATTTCTCAGTTATTCTTGCATCTCACACTAGATGATGCACGATTACGCGAAATAACTCTAAGCCGCTTAAGTCTTTCTCCAGATAAAAGTATGTGTACTATTTACTTTTACACCCCACAAGGAGAATCATACTTTAAAGATGTTCTTGAAATTCTAAAACTTTACAAACCTTCTTTGCGCAAAGCAATTGCAGAAAAAATTGACGCCCGCTATACACCGGAGTTAAGGTTTACTTTTGATAGTCATTACGAAAAACAAGAACGATTTGAGCAATTAATGGAAAAAATAAAAGACGAAGGAGAATCATCTTAA
- the rpsU gene encoding 30S ribosomal protein S21 codes for MSKKPNISINVNHNIEKALRQLKKKIEREGIVRDMKRVVYFESPTQKKRKRLMRAIKQNYIRMAAQKLI; via the coding sequence ATGAGCAAAAAGCCTAATATCTCTATAAACGTCAATCACAACATTGAAAAAGCATTACGTCAATTGAAAAAAAAGATTGAACGTGAAGGCATTGTTCGCGATATGAAGCGTGTTGTTTATTTTGAATCTCCAACACAAAAAAAACGTAAACGTCTCATGCGTGCTATTAAGCAAAATTATATTAGAATGGCCGCACAAAAACTTATCTAG
- a CDS encoding APC family permease, whose amino-acid sequence MSSTAEKHKIGLAIATIVGMNAMIGSGVFAVPSALASNVGPAGILTYAFVIVAVWCMGTSIARLAKLYPEEGSFYTYSKQWGGHFLGLLSAGSYLIGLFIAMGLLSQTAGLYLHKYLSFFSPYTWGMLTLFTLTFLNTLGVVLSEAGQMVLICTTVFPLLATIILCLTKADFSHLQPFMPYGVISIFSAAKAVIFGFFGFECAASLFTVVKNPEKNVSRALTLAIVLVSILYLLFVASLILAVPLHYLSLQMPLSEILETIFPHNKWLIFGIHVSILSAIIGTIHSMIWSSSALLISYLRKFKTLFIQQLFEKNLMNQKNAVLFVGVCILISFLTLKNIDLFFSFTALFIIFAFATSMITLLTLKKEWQSKENIKTVIGLITAGVIFCFALKGIIDNLYS is encoded by the coding sequence ATGAGTTCTACTGCTGAAAAACATAAAATTGGTCTGGCCATCGCAACTATTGTTGGTATGAATGCAATGATTGGATCAGGAGTATTCGCTGTTCCAAGTGCACTCGCTTCAAATGTAGGTCCAGCTGGAATTTTGACTTATGCATTTGTAATTGTAGCAGTATGGTGCATGGGAACTTCAATCGCTCGGTTAGCTAAACTATACCCAGAAGAAGGTTCTTTTTATACTTACAGTAAGCAATGGGGAGGGCATTTTTTAGGACTTCTTTCAGCTGGTAGTTATCTTATCGGTTTATTTATTGCTATGGGATTACTTTCTCAAACTGCGGGTCTTTATTTGCATAAATATTTATCATTTTTTTCTCCATATACGTGGGGAATGCTAACATTATTTACCTTAACTTTTTTAAATACTTTAGGCGTGGTTCTTTCTGAGGCAGGCCAAATGGTTCTTATTTGTACGACCGTATTTCCATTATTAGCAACAATTATTTTATGCCTAACAAAAGCAGATTTTTCTCATTTGCAGCCATTTATGCCATATGGTGTCATCAGTATTTTTTCTGCTGCAAAAGCAGTAATTTTTGGATTTTTTGGCTTTGAATGTGCAGCATCTCTTTTTACGGTTGTTAAAAACCCTGAAAAGAATGTTTCCCGCGCACTTACGCTTGCTATTGTTTTAGTTAGCATTCTCTACTTGCTTTTTGTTGCTTCATTAATTTTAGCAGTACCATTACATTATTTATCCCTACAAATGCCTTTATCTGAAATATTAGAAACCATTTTCCCTCATAATAAATGGCTCATTTTTGGTATTCATGTATCAATTTTATCAGCCATTATTGGTACTATCCATTCTATGATTTGGTCTTCAAGTGCTTTATTAATTTCTTATTTAAGAAAATTTAAAACTTTATTTATTCAACAATTATTTGAAAAAAATTTAATGAATCAAAAAAATGCAGTATTATTTGTAGGTGTTTGCATCTTAATTAGTTTTCTCACCTTGAAAAACATCGATCTTTTTTTTAGTTTTACTGCTTTATTTATTATCTTTGCATTTGCAACATCCATGATTACATTGCTTACTTTAAAAAAGGAGTGGCAATCAAAAGAAAACATTAAAACCGTAATAGGTTTGATTACTGCTGGTGTAATTTTTTGTTTTGCGTTAAAAGGCATTATAGACAATCTTTATAGCTAG
- the gltX gene encoding glutamate--tRNA ligase yields the protein MENAVRVRFAPSPTGLLHLGSVRIALFNYLFAKQKKGTFILRIEDTDPERNFDPGAKIILEDLAWLNLTFDEGPNIGGPYAPYFQSERAPIYQEKLDQLKKQNAIYRCFCTQEELEKKRKRQIALKQPPRYDRTCLALSIQEIKKNLLEKKPFIWRFKLITNKTIEINDLARGVITFDFSNFSDFPLTRQNGTFTFIFANAIDDMVMKMSHIFRGEDHISNTPCQAALFEAFNIPLPIFWHMPIICNVEGKKLSKRDFGFSLRDLKHAGFLPEAICNYLAIIGGSFEKEIMNMSELIKTIDFSDIHSTSAIRYDVEKLKWVNHQWLIRYMPQELLTQILPFLEKKYPQAKEVTQEKLISLIKTIQPELKTLQDAPAFLSFYFEEPEVSKKNLLEQETDIIVQELIELFIAHIDKIDSPDLYYQAIAKVCKEKQISLKHTWRLFRIILTGKPSGPGVKELLELLGPAKIKKRIQHIV from the coding sequence ATGGAAAATGCAGTTCGGGTTCGCTTTGCTCCTTCTCCTACTGGCCTTTTACATTTAGGAAGTGTGAGAATTGCTTTATTTAATTATCTTTTTGCCAAACAAAAAAAAGGCACTTTTATTTTGCGCATAGAAGATACTGATCCTGAACGAAATTTCGATCCTGGTGCAAAAATAATTCTAGAAGACCTTGCTTGGCTCAACCTTACTTTTGATGAAGGTCCAAATATTGGCGGCCCTTATGCACCATATTTTCAATCAGAACGCGCTCCTATTTATCAAGAAAAATTAGACCAGTTAAAAAAGCAAAATGCAATCTACCGTTGCTTTTGCACACAAGAAGAATTAGAAAAAAAACGTAAACGACAAATTGCGCTTAAACAACCTCCACGTTATGATCGCACCTGTTTAGCACTTTCAATACAAGAAATTAAAAAAAACTTATTAGAAAAAAAACCATTTATTTGGCGTTTTAAATTAATCACAAATAAAACGATTGAAATTAACGATCTTGCACGTGGTGTTATCACTTTTGATTTTTCTAATTTTTCTGATTTCCCTCTTACTCGTCAAAATGGTACCTTTACATTTATATTTGCCAATGCAATTGATGATATGGTCATGAAAATGTCTCATATATTCCGCGGAGAAGATCATATTTCAAATACTCCTTGTCAAGCTGCTCTATTTGAAGCATTCAATATACCACTTCCTATTTTTTGGCATATGCCAATTATTTGCAATGTTGAAGGGAAAAAGTTATCGAAACGTGACTTTGGTTTTTCTTTGCGTGATTTAAAACATGCTGGATTTTTACCAGAAGCAATTTGTAACTACTTGGCAATTATTGGCGGCTCATTTGAAAAAGAAATTATGAATATGTCTGAGCTTATTAAAACTATAGATTTTTCTGATATACATTCAACAAGTGCCATCAGGTATGATGTAGAAAAATTAAAATGGGTTAATCATCAATGGCTCATACGTTATATGCCACAAGAACTTTTAACACAAATTCTTCCTTTTTTGGAAAAAAAATATCCACAAGCAAAGGAAGTTACTCAAGAGAAATTGATTTCTCTTATTAAAACCATTCAACCTGAGTTAAAAACATTGCAAGATGCACCGGCATTTTTAAGTTTTTACTTTGAAGAACCAGAGGTAAGTAAAAAAAATTTATTAGAACAAGAAACAGATATTATAGTTCAAGAACTTATTGAACTATTTATTGCTCATATTGATAAAATTGATTCACCTGATTTATATTATCAAGCAATAGCAAAAGTGTGCAAAGAAAAACAAATTTCGTTAAAACATACATGGCGATTGTTTCGTATAATTTTAACTGGTAAGCCAAGTGGCCCAGGAGTAAAAGAATTGTTAGAATTATTAGGACCAGCAAAAATTAAAAAACGTATTCAACATATTGTTTAA
- a CDS encoding acylphosphatase, protein MSQCLHITFSLEESKKFLQNIVQKKARLLGIEGTAQIVNGNGSSVRVLACGPKDVMEDFIEALHKEVAKETIKDIEIEPFLKEKDFRGVFRVIE, encoded by the coding sequence ATGAGTCAATGTTTGCATATTACTTTTTCATTAGAAGAATCGAAAAAATTTTTACAAAATATAGTTCAAAAAAAAGCGCGTTTACTTGGTATAGAAGGTACAGCTCAGATAGTAAATGGTAATGGTTCTTCAGTAAGAGTTTTGGCATGTGGTCCAAAAGATGTAATGGAAGATTTTATCGAAGCATTGCATAAAGAAGTGGCAAAGGAGACGATCAAAGATATAGAGATTGAACCTTTTTTAAAAGAAAAAGATTTTAGAGGAGTATTTAGAGTAATAGAATAA